The Streptomyces sp. NBC_00576 genome contains the following window.
CTGCGAGCAGCTCCCGCGCAACATCGACCTCACGGCCCGCGACGCCAAGGCCCAGGTCGCCTTCGACCCGGAGACCGTCGCCGAGTTCCGCCTGATCGGCTACGACAACCGCCGCGTCGCCGACGACGACTTCCGCGACGACCGCGTGGACGGGGGAGAGGTAGGCCCCGGCCACACGGTCACCGCCCTGTACGCCGTCCGCACCAAGCAGTCCGCCTCGGGCCACCTGGCCACGGCAACGGTCCGCTGGCTCGACCCCGAGACCCGCGAACCCCACGAGGAATCGGGCCAGTTGGAGTCGGAGGCGGTGGACGAAGCCCTCTGGGACGCCCCGTCCCGCCTCCAGATCACCGCGGTGGCCGCCTACTTCGCCGACGCCCTACGCAAGGGCGACGACGGCTGGACCACCTTGCCGGGCGCCCCGTCCCTCAACGAACTGGCCGACAGGGCAGACAAGTTGGCGGACACGACAGAGGACAAGGCGGTACGCCAACTGGCCGAGGCGATAGAACAGGCGGACCGTTATGAGGACTGAACAACCCAAGGCACGCTAACCGCAGACAGACGGCACAGCCCGCCCAAGCCCCTCCAAATGCAACCAATCCAACCGGTACCCATAAGCGGAGCGCCCCGCAGCAAGCACAAGCCGCAGCTCGCACCCGTCCCCCGACCGAACCCCCTCTGTCTCCTTCAACGCATCCAGCAACTCAGTGGTGATCCGATCCAGAATCGGCCGAACCTCCTTGACCAGATCGGGCCGCTCGGTGGGCCGCAGCTCGGGATGCGCGTCCCAACGCGCGTACAGCCCACGCTGGACCACCTTGTTCGCCTCGATCTGGTCCCGGAACACCGCAGCCACCGCCTCCGGGTCGAGGCCGAGCCCGACGGCCCGCGCGGAGACATCGTCGAGGATCTGCTGCTCGCGTACCGGATCGTCGATCGGCTTGTCGGTGCCGTACTTGGCGGCGGCGACCTTGTCGGCCACCAGCAACCGCTCGGCGAAAAGGTCGGTCAGCGGAGCCAGGGAGGAGACGGAGGAGGAGGCAGAGGAGGAGAGGGTGGAGGAAATGGGGGAGGAGGCAACGGCACTTGCCCGTACCGGAGTCGAGGCGACAGCCACAGCAGGCGCCGCACCGGCGACAGCCAAGACGGCCGACGCGCACACGGCGAGTAGAACGGACCGCACGGGGTTCCTTTCGGTGGGGGGAGGTCAAGCCGGCGCCGGACCGTAGCCCCGCGCCACGCAGCAAAATATCCGCTCCGAAAATCTCCCTTTCGCGCGACCCATTGAACTTCCGCTACGCGCGGGTAATTTTTCTCGGAATCAGGAGCGGGACCAGTCACCGGGAGCGACCGTCATGGGCGTACGCAGGGATCTGAAGCAGGCGAAGCGCCGCACCGATCTGGCGGCCCGCCACCGGATCGAGCTGATCCGCGACGAGAAGGCCGGCATCGTCCGCGAGGCCCGCGCCGCCCCCATGGCGGCATCCCCCTCCACAGGCAGCACCGCCGATCTGCCCTACACCAACGCGGCCGAGGCCCCCGACGCGGTGATCCTGCGCCGCCGTGCGGACGACGGCACCTGGCGCCCGATCACAGCCGCCGCCTTCGCCGCCGAAGTCACCGCCATCGCAAAGGGGTTGATATCCGCCGGCCTCGAACCGGGCGGCCGGGTCGCGGTGATGTCCCGTACCCGCTACGAGTGGACGGTCCTGGACTTCGCGATCTGGGCGGCCGGCGGCCAGACCGTCCCCGTCTACGCCACCTCGTCCGCAGCTCAAGTGGACTGGATCGTACGGGACTCGGGGGCCCGCCTGGTCGTCACGGAAACGCCGGACAACACGGCCACCGTCACCACCGGCACGGCCGCCCACCCCGAACCCCCGCGCGTCCTCACCCTGGACGAGGACGCGATGGCCGAACTCACCGCCCTGGGCCGGGAGATGTCGGACGCGGAGGTGACCAAGCGGCGAGCGGCCCTGACCCCCGACACCACCGCCACGATCTGCTACACCTCCGGCACCACCGGACAGCCGAAGGGCTGCGTCCTCACCCACGCGAACCTGCATGCCGAGGCGGCGAACGTCGTCGAACTGCTGCACCCGATCTTCAAGGAGGTCACCGGCCAGACCGCCTCGACTCTCCTCTTTCTCCCCCTCGCCCACATCATGGGCCGGGCCCTTCAGATCGGCTGTCTGATGGCCCGTATCGAGATCGGCCACTTCCCGAGCATCAAGCCCGACGAACTCCGCCCGGTACTACGGGAGTTCAGGCCCACCTTCCTGGTCGGCGTCCCGTACCTCTTCGAGCGGATCCACGCCACCGGCCGCGCGACCGCCGAGAAGATGGGCCGCGCCGCCTCCTTCGACCGCGCCCACCGCATCGGCGTCCGCTTCGCCGAGTCGTACCTCGAAAAGTTCCTCGACACAGGCACAGGCGCAGGCACCGGCCCCAGTGCCGCCAAGGGCCCCGGCCTCCGCCTCTACGCCGCCTGGGCCCTGTACGACCTGCTTGTGTACCGCCGTATCCGCAACGAACTGGGCGGCCGCATGAGGTACGCCATCAGCGGCGGTTCCCCGCTCGACCGCGACCTCAGTCTCTTCTTCTACGCCGCCGGAATCATCGTCTACGAGGGCTACGGACTGACCGAGACGACCTCCGCCGCCACCCTCGTCCCGCCCTTGGCCCCCCGCCCCGGCACGGTCGGGCTCCCCGTCCCCGGCACCGCCGTCCGGATCGCCGACGACGGTGAGGTCCTCCTCAAGGGCGCGGTCGTCTTCGGCGCCTACTGGAACAACCCGGCGGCAACGGACGCAGTGCTGCGCGACGACTGGTTCGCGACCGGAGACCTCGGAGCCCTCGACGACGACGGCTACCTCACCATCACCGGCCGCAAGAAAGACATCATCGTCACCTCCGGCGGCAAGAACGTCGCCCCGGCCGTCCTGGAGGACCGGCTGCGCAGCCGGGCGCCGGTCGGCCAGTGCATGGTCGTCGGCGACAACCGCCCCTTCGTCGCCGCCCTGATCACTCTCGCCCCCGATTCGGTCAGCCACTGGCTCGTCGTCCAGGGGATGCCCGCGGACACCCCCATGTCCGAGGTGATCCGTGACCCCCGGATGCGCGCCGACGTCCAGCGGGCCGTGGACCACGCCAACGCGGAGGTCTCGCGGGCCGAGTCGATTCGCGCCTTCACCCTGGTCGAGGGCGAGTTCACCGAGGACAACGGCCAGCTCACCCCGTCCCTCAAGGTCAAACGCCACGCGGTACGGGAGGTGTACGCGGCCGAGATCGAGGCGCTGTACAGCAAGTGAGGCCGGAAAGGGACGTACGGCCGGAAACGCCGAACGGCGGGCCACCGGAGAACCGGTGACCCGCCGCCGCAACCGAGCGGGGAGACTCAGCTGTTGTGGGCGCCGTTGCCGGACAGAATCGGGATGTCGCTGAGGATGTGCGACAGGGGCTCGTCGCCCTTGGCCTGCGTCGAGTTCTCGACGCACTGCTGGTTCTGCGGGGCCGACAGGATCGGGACGTCCTGGACGGCGATCGCCGCCACGCCGGCGAGGGAACCGATGTTGGCCTTGGCCGGGAGGCCGATGCACGGCTTGTTCAGCGAACCCTGGACCAGCGACATCTGCGGGCTCATGTCACCGAACGTGGCCGAGTTGCCGAACGTCTGCTTGGCACCGTTGCCACTGATGGACGTGGTGCCACCGTCGTCGGCGATCGCCAGCGCCTGGGGTGCTGCCGTGGCCGAGATGGCGGCGACGGAGGCGGCGAGGGCCGCGGTTGCCCACAGCTTCTTCATGTTCGTTCCCTTCGAAAAGCGGACTCCGGTAAGGAGCTGCGTGATCGTCAACGGTTCAACCCCGGCCAGGGGTGCGGTGATTGCCCCGTTTGGCCCAGTGGGCGAGGTGTACGAGCCGTCGTTCGGGGGAAACAGGCCCACTCGCCCTCCTGCACGACCGCCTTGCTCAGGGGCAGGTCAGCCGGTCCCCGTGCACCGGCACTTCCTTCCCGAACGCCGGAGGATCGCCAGGATTGGGATCCGAGCCCGCCGCGATCAGTGGCCGGTCCTCGCGCACCTTGGTGAACATCGCCTTCGCCTTCGCGGTGTCCCAGCGCAGAGTCGAACCGATGCCCGCCTTCGGCGGGTTGAACCCGGCGATCGGCACGGTGGCGAACTCCGTCCGGGTGGCCGGCACCTTGCTCAGTGTCGAGGCGAGCCAGACCATGGCCTTTACGCCATCCTTCCCGAAGCCCTGCTCGACCTTGGCCGGACCGAGCAGCGTCCGGGCGACCCGGCCCATGAGGACGGGGTCCGTGAGCACCTTCCGAGCTGTCAGCTGCTCCAGCGCCGACACCAGGAACCGCTGCTGCCGCTGGATCCGCCCGAGATCGGCACTCGCATCGACATGCCGCGAGCGGACGTACTGCAAGGACTGCCCGCCCTTGAGCAGGTGCCGTCCCGGCGCCAGGTTCAGCTTGGTCTTGGAGTCCTTGAGCTGCCGATTCGTGCACACCTCGACCCCGTCGACCTGGTCGACGGCGTCGATGAACCGCCGGAAGTCGATCTGAAGATACTGCTCGACACTCACCCCGGTCACCGCCTCCACCGTCCGCTCGACGAGCTTGGCGCCGCCTTCCGCGTATGCGCCGTTGAGCTTCGCGGGATGCGCGGGGCGCTGTTTCGCGGACGGTTTGGGTTTGTACGCCGGAATCGTGGCGAAGGAGTCGCGCGGCAGGCCGATCACGCTGACCCGGTCGCGCTTGGCGGACACATGGACGAGCATCATCACGTCCGCGCAGTTGCAGGCAATGCCGCCCGCGTGGAACTTGCGACGCTCCTTCTCGGTGATGGTGCCGCGGCCGTCCGTGCCCAGCAGCAGGATGTCGGTGCCTTTGGCGGCGGCGGCGCCGCCCATGGGTCTCAGCGGCTGCTGCTGGGGCACACCACAGCTGATCGCGGTCGCTGCGCACAGCAACGCGACGCCGCACAGGCGGGAAAAACGGGGAAACGGGAGCAAAGGGTGTCTCGTCGTCACCTGACGCAACGTAGGCCAGCGGGCCGCCGAGAGTTCGGCGGCCCGCTGGTGAAGGTTCGAAGTGAGCCCGGACGTACGCCTGGCTCAGCTGTCCCCGGTGGTATTGGTGATGCCGGTCAGTTGTTGCCCACGCCGTTGCCGGACAGGACCGGGATGTCGCTGAGGATGTGCGACAGGGGCTCGTCGCCCTTGGCCTGCGTCGAGTTCTCGACACACTGCTGGTTCTGCGGGGCCGACAGGATCGGGATGTCCTGAACGGCGATCGGCACGACGCCGGCGGCGCCACCGAGGTTGAGCTTCGCCGGGAGGCCGATGCACGGCTTGTTCAACGACCCCTGGATGAGCGCCATCTGCGGGCTCATGTTGCCGTACGTGGCCGAGTTGCCGAACTTCTGCTCGGCGCCGTTGCCGCTGATGGAGGTCGTGCCACCGTCGTTGGCGATCGCCATGGCCTGCGGCGCGACTGCGGCGGAAGCACCGATGACGGAAGCGGCGACTGCGGCGGCAGCCATAACCTTCTTGATCACTTGCTAGTCCCTTCGGAAGAAACCCCGTCCACCGGAGCGTTCTGATCAACTGCCTTGAGCACGCATGGTTGCTCCGGTTCACTCCGATGGCCCACAGCGAGGGGTGTCTCCGAGGGCGTGTGAGCCGAGCGTTTCTATGAAACTGCGGGCCAGGAAAGGGCCAACCGGGTGAATACACGAAACCAAACCCCGCGCATCCGGTTGATGGGAGAGCAGGAACGTGTGTCTCTGCAGGAAAGGAAAGCGAAATGCTGAAGAAGGCAATGGCCGCGGCGGCGGTAGCCGTATCCGTCGTCGGAGTGTCGGCGGCGACCGCCCCCCAGGCGCTTGCCACAGCGGACGACGGCGGCACCAAGTCCGTCAGCGGGAACGGTGCGGTCTCGAAGTTCGGCAACTCCCTCACCAAGGGCGACATGAGCCCTCAGATGAGCCTGGCGCAGGGCACCCTGAACAAGCTCTGTGTCGGTCTGCCCGTCAAGGCCAACGTGGGCTCCATCCTCGGTGGAGTGCCGATCGCCGTCCAGGACGTTCCGATCCTGTCCGCCCCGCAGAACCAGCAGTGCGCCGAGAACTCCACGCAGGCCAAGGGTGACGAGCCGCTGTCGCACGTTCTCAGCGACATTCCGGTCCTGTCCGGGAACGGCATCGGCAACAGCTGATCTGTTGCCGTCGGCTGACCGGTCGTCGACATTCGTCCGGTCGCCCGCAAAAGCAGCTCGGGCAGCCCCCGCACACGGTGTGGGGGCTGCCCGAGTTTTTTCATGTCCCCGATTTCCTCAAGCCTTTCGTGTGGATCGTGTTTCCTGTCGATTCCGGGCGTTCGAGTGAATTACCTGTGGGACCACGTTCCGTAGTTTCTTCGACTGTCTATCCCTCGTTTTACAACTGCCGGTCATGGTGCGAGCCGTTCAGCTGTGCTCGCTCGGCCTCCGGCCGACATAAGGCATGACCGCAGAGAAGGGAAACTTCATGAAGAAGAGCGTTGCTGTCATCGCCGGCGCGATCATGGCGCTCGGAATGGCCTCCCCGGCCTTCGCCGACGCCGAGGCGGAGGCCTACGCCGCCCACTCCCCGGGCTTCCTCTCCGGCAACGTGATCCAGGTTCCCATCCACGTTCCGATCAACGTGTGTGGCAACTCGATCAACATCATCGCGCTGCTGAACCCGACGATCGGTAACACCTGCATCAACGACTGACGTCGTCGCACCAGCCGTTCGGCGCTGTCTGGGCCGGCCTTGGAAAACCTTTGGGTGCCAAGGCCGGCTTTTCCTCGCCTCTCTCAGCGGAAAGATAATCAAACCTGGACGAGCTACGCGCCCCGCAAGGGGCGCGTAGCTCGTCCAGGGGCGCGGGGAACTGCGCGACCAGCCCCCACCGGCCCTGCAGCGAACGAACCGTCTATCCAGCGGAGCGCACCCCAACCCGCCTCCTCGGCCCCGGCACCACCGCGCCACCCGCCCGGGCCTCCGCCCGCAGCCGGCGCCGTACGCCACGTACGAGCGTCTCCGCGGTGAACGTCGCGCCGTGTACGAAGCGCATCGCCGGGCCGAAGCCGGATGCCGTCACCAGGCCGGCCAGGAACAGGCCGGGGTACGAGGACTCGAAGTGCCGCCCGACCGCCGGTGAACCGTCTCCCAACGTGCCCAGACCGCTGCCGAGTTGGGGATCCAGCAGGCCCAGTCGGTCGCAGGTCGCCCTGAACCCCGTTGCCGCGATGACGTGTTCGGTCTCCAGGGAGCGCCGCTCACCGGACCGGGTGACCGTGTCCAGCCGTACGCCGCTGCCGCCTCCCCCCAACTCCCGTGCCTGCATCACCTCTTGACCGAGGACAATCTCCACCGCCGATTCCACACGGTCGCGTACCCACCAGGCGCCCGCCGGGCCCAGGGCCGTGGCGGCGATTCGGGCGCGGGTCGGTTCCGGAAGACGGCGGAAGAGGTTGGGGCGTTCCGAGTAGAACCAGTTGCGCCAGCCGCAGCCCAGGCCGCTGTGCGGGGCGCGGGCCGAGCGCCACCAGGAGCGCTCCCACGGCGGCGGTACCTCGTTCCAGTTCAGCTGCTCCGCACGGGCCAACACCCTTACTCGGGAACCCCGTTCGGCGAGCAGGGCTGCCGTTTCCAGGGCTGCCTGGCCGCCGCCGATCACCGTGACGTCCCGGTCGCGGAAGCGGTCGAGGTCGCTGTGGTGGCTGCTGTGCGAGACCAGGCCGGGCCCGAGGGCGCGCAGCGCGGCGGGGATCTCGACGAAGGGGAGCACGCCGACGGCCAGGGCGACGGTCCGGGCGCGTACCGTCTCGCCGTCCTCCGTCACCGCCTCGAAGCCCCCGGCGACGGGCGCCACCCGTGTCACCGTCCGTTCGTCGACCTCGGGCACGGCGTTGCGGGCGAACCACTGGCCGTACGAGGCGAACATCTCCAACGGGATCGGCTGTCCGTGCCGTGCCTCGACGCCCTGACCGGCGCAGTACGTGTCCAGGCGCCAGCGGCCGTCGGGGTCGGACAGGTTGGACGCCCACGGCTCCGACTTGAGGTACATGCCCCGCGGCATGTGGTCGCGCCAGGACGCCATGGGTCGGCCGAGGACGCGCAGGCGGAGCCCGGCGCCCGCGGCGTGGGAGGCGATGGACAGGCCGTATGGGCCGGCGCCCACCACCAGCAGGTCGTACATCAGTAACTGTTCGCTTTCTCGTCGTCGGTCAGGGAGTTGTCGATCTCGGGCGGGAGGGGACTCGTGGCCTGCCGGACCACGCGTGCCTGCGTGTCGTCCGGTTCGGGCCGTTGGCACAGCCGGCGCAGCCGGGCCGGCAGCCGGCGGGCGGCGTGCCGGGCCCACAGGGCCCACATCGTCCAGCCGGGCACGAGGTCGTCCGGGGCGTGCCAGGCCAGTTCGCGGCCGGCCGGCGCCGGGCGCAGCGCGCTGAGCGGCGCGTAGTTCTCGACGACGAACGCCCGCCCGGGCCGGGGCGCCCCCTCGGGCATCGGACGGTGGGTCAGGTCGAGGTGCTGGGCGCGTACGACGTCCAGCCCGGCCGTGTCGGTGAAGAGCCGGAACTGGGCGCCGGGGCGCGGGTTGAAGTCGAGCAGGTGGTAGTCACCGGTGATGGCGCAGCGGCGGAAGTCGAGGTCGAAGACGCCCCGGTAGCCCAGTTCGCCGACCAGGCGTTCGGCGAGGGCCCGCACCGGCGCGTTCGGTGTCCAGTGGCCCACCGCGGTCAGTCCGGCGCCGCGCGGCCAGGCGTGGAGTTTGCGGCCGGCGCCGCCGCCGTGCACGGTCCCGGTGCGGTCGGCGTACCCGTGGCAGAACCAGTCGAGGTCCGGTCCGGGGGTCAGGAACGCTTGGAGCAGAAGTCGGCTGCCCGCCTCCTCCGTTCGCAGGAACAGTTCTCTGGCCTGCCGCGCCGAGCGTACGACGACCGTGCTGCGTAGGTCGCTGTCCGCGGGGAGCAGCCAGGGGCGGCTCCACTTCGCCACCGCCGGCAGGCCCAGTCGCCAGGCCGCGGCGGCGGCCTCGGACGGGCTGTCCGGGATAAGTGTCAGCGGGTGCGGGATGCCCACGGTCGCGCACACGGCGGCGAGTTCGGCCTTGTCGGCCACCCGTTCGGCCAGCGCGCCGGGCTGATGGGGCAGCAGATAGGAGGGCGCCAGCTCGGCCCGGGCCCCGGCCACCGCGACGGCGCTCGCGTCGTCGAGCGGGATCAGTACGGCCGGCCGCGCGATCTGGGCGGCTACCCGCAGCAGTGCGCGGGCGATGTCGGCGGGGGCGGCGCCGGGTGGCGGCGGCGGATGCAGTTGGCGTACGAAGCGGGATCTGCGTACGGGACTTCCGCTGACGTCGGCGATCAGGTGGACGTCGACGCCCGCCCGGCCGAGTGAGCGTACGGCGCCCAGTGTTCCGTGGTGAAAGGGATTCCGGTCGATCCGCACGAGGACGGCGGGGACGCGGGTGTCGAGCAGCGACGCGGACATATTTTTCGGGTTTCCTTCGGGTCGGTTCACTCGTGCGGGGGAGCGGAACACTCGAAAGTCCTAAGCGCGGTGGCGGAATTCATATTCATATGACTGAGTGTCAGTAGGTGGAAAAGAAAGACCAGAACAGGGAGTGCGAGCGTGGAGGAAGGAGCAGGCATGGCCCCACACAAGCGACGGGCCCGTAGCGGACGGCTGGCGTTCCTGGCGGCGGCGGTCGCCGCGTCGGCCGTCCTGGCGGCGGGGCCGGGACACGCCGTGGGCGCGGGGGTGGCCGATCCTCCCGTCCCCGCACCGGACACGGTCACGCAGCCGACACCACCCACCGGGATCGTGGCACCGGTC
Protein-coding sequences here:
- a CDS encoding chorismate mutase; translation: MRSVLLAVCASAVLAVAGAAPAVAVASTPVRASAVASSPISSTLSSSASSSVSSLAPLTDLFAERLLVADKVAAAKYGTDKPIDDPVREQQILDDVSARAVGLGLDPEAVAAVFRDQIEANKVVQRGLYARWDAHPELRPTERPDLVKEVRPILDRITTELLDALKETEGVRSGDGCELRLVLAAGRSAYGYRLDWLHLEGLGRAVPSVCG
- a CDS encoding AMP-dependent synthetase/ligase; this encodes MGVRRDLKQAKRRTDLAARHRIELIRDEKAGIVREARAAPMAASPSTGSTADLPYTNAAEAPDAVILRRRADDGTWRPITAAAFAAEVTAIAKGLISAGLEPGGRVAVMSRTRYEWTVLDFAIWAAGGQTVPVYATSSAAQVDWIVRDSGARLVVTETPDNTATVTTGTAAHPEPPRVLTLDEDAMAELTALGREMSDAEVTKRRAALTPDTTATICYTSGTTGQPKGCVLTHANLHAEAANVVELLHPIFKEVTGQTASTLLFLPLAHIMGRALQIGCLMARIEIGHFPSIKPDELRPVLREFRPTFLVGVPYLFERIHATGRATAEKMGRAASFDRAHRIGVRFAESYLEKFLDTGTGAGTGPSAAKGPGLRLYAAWALYDLLVYRRIRNELGGRMRYAISGGSPLDRDLSLFFYAAGIIVYEGYGLTETTSAATLVPPLAPRPGTVGLPVPGTAVRIADDGEVLLKGAVVFGAYWNNPAATDAVLRDDWFATGDLGALDDDGYLTITGRKKDIIVTSGGKNVAPAVLEDRLRSRAPVGQCMVVGDNRPFVAALITLAPDSVSHWLVVQGMPADTPMSEVIRDPRMRADVQRAVDHANAEVSRAESIRAFTLVEGEFTEDNGQLTPSLKVKRHAVREVYAAEIEALYSK
- a CDS encoding rodlin, with translation MKKLWATAALAASVAAISATAAPQALAIADDGGTTSISGNGAKQTFGNSATFGDMSPQMSLVQGSLNKPCIGLPAKANIGSLAGVAAIAVQDVPILSAPQNQQCVENSTQAKGDEPLSHILSDIPILSGNGAHNS
- a CDS encoding LCP family protein; translation: MPQQQPLRPMGGAAAAKGTDILLLGTDGRGTITEKERRKFHAGGIACNCADVMMLVHVSAKRDRVSVIGLPRDSFATIPAYKPKPSAKQRPAHPAKLNGAYAEGGAKLVERTVEAVTGVSVEQYLQIDFRRFIDAVDQVDGVEVCTNRQLKDSKTKLNLAPGRHLLKGGQSLQYVRSRHVDASADLGRIQRQQRFLVSALEQLTARKVLTDPVLMGRVARTLLGPAKVEQGFGKDGVKAMVWLASTLSKVPATRTEFATVPIAGFNPPKAGIGSTLRWDTAKAKAMFTKVREDRPLIAAGSDPNPGDPPAFGKEVPVHGDRLTCP
- a CDS encoding rodlin, with protein sequence MIKKVMAAAAVAASVIGASAAVAPQAMAIANDGGTTSISGNGAEQKFGNSATYGNMSPQMALIQGSLNKPCIGLPAKLNLGGAAGVVPIAVQDIPILSAPQNQQCVENSTQAKGDEPLSHILSDIPVLSGNGVGNN
- a CDS encoding rodlin, which translates into the protein MKKAMAAAAVAVSVVGVSAATAPQALATADDGGTKSVSGNGAVSKFGNSLTKGDMSPQMSLAQGTLNKLCVGLPVKANVGSILGGVPIAVQDVPILSAPQNQQCAENSTQAKGDEPLSHVLSDIPVLSGNGIGNS
- a CDS encoding chaplin, producing MKKSVAVIAGAIMALGMASPAFADAEAEAYAAHSPGFLSGNVIQVPIHVPINVCGNSINIIALLNPTIGNTCIND
- a CDS encoding NAD(P)-binding domain-containing protein, producing the protein MYDLLVVGAGPYGLSIASHAAGAGLRLRVLGRPMASWRDHMPRGMYLKSEPWASNLSDPDGRWRLDTYCAGQGVEARHGQPIPLEMFASYGQWFARNAVPEVDERTVTRVAPVAGGFEAVTEDGETVRARTVALAVGVLPFVEIPAALRALGPGLVSHSSHHSDLDRFRDRDVTVIGGGQAALETAALLAERGSRVRVLARAEQLNWNEVPPPWERSWWRSARAPHSGLGCGWRNWFYSERPNLFRRLPEPTRARIAATALGPAGAWWVRDRVESAVEIVLGQEVMQARELGGGGSGVRLDTVTRSGERRSLETEHVIAATGFRATCDRLGLLDPQLGSGLGTLGDGSPAVGRHFESSYPGLFLAGLVTASGFGPAMRFVHGATFTAETLVRGVRRRLRAEARAGGAVVPGPRRRVGVRSAG
- a CDS encoding carboxylate--amine ligase, encoding MSASLLDTRVPAVLVRIDRNPFHHGTLGAVRSLGRAGVDVHLIADVSGSPVRRSRFVRQLHPPPPPGAAPADIARALLRVAAQIARPAVLIPLDDASAVAVAGARAELAPSYLLPHQPGALAERVADKAELAAVCATVGIPHPLTLIPDSPSEAAAAAWRLGLPAVAKWSRPWLLPADSDLRSTVVVRSARQARELFLRTEEAGSRLLLQAFLTPGPDLDWFCHGYADRTGTVHGGGAGRKLHAWPRGAGLTAVGHWTPNAPVRALAERLVGELGYRGVFDLDFRRCAITGDYHLLDFNPRPGAQFRLFTDTAGLDVVRAQHLDLTHRPMPEGAPRPGRAFVVENYAPLSALRPAPAGRELAWHAPDDLVPGWTMWALWARHAARRLPARLRRLCQRPEPDDTQARVVRQATSPLPPEIDNSLTDDEKANSY